ACGACGATCCCGCTGCAGGCCCAGGGCGGCCACGTCGGCCTGGGTGGCGGGAACTGACATGACCGGCCCCACGTCACCGGTACCGACGAACCTCCTCGGAGCGTCGTCGGTACCGGTGGCGTGCTCAGCCGAGCTGCGGCGCGAGCACCCCGAGGGCCGTGAGCACCACGAGACCGGCGACGGTCGCGAGGTGCCACGACGTGCGAGGCGTGAGCCCGTGGTCGTCGCCGTCCAGGTGACCGGCCGAGCGCAGCGCCTCGTAGCGTTCCCCGATCACGAGGGCTGCCGCGTCGGCGTTGGCGCCGCTGACCAGCCGGTCACCGACCATGCCCTTGGCGGGGTCCACCGTGCGGGGGTTGCGCAGCCTCGCCGCGGAGCCGCTGCTGGCGGGTGCGGCCCACGCCGTGAACGTGCCGGTCGTCGTCGTGACCTTGAGCGCCAGGTGCGAGTCCACGCTGCGGAAGGTGGGCCACGGGACGTGCACCGTGCGCAGCACGTTGCGCAGCACGATCTCTCCGTCGCTCACCTGGACCTCGGGGTTCCAGAAGAGCGCCCAGACGACCAGCACCGCGAGCAGCGGCCACGCGCCGTAGCGCAGTACTTCTTCGACGCCCCCCGACGTCGCGAGGCTGACCAGGGTGACGAGCGCGACCAGCGCTGCGGCACCGGTCAGTATCCGGCCGTACGTCGACCTGAAAACGTGTGTGGGTCCCATGGGCCCATACTCCCAGAGATGCAGACATCGACCGGAGCGCTGACCAGCGCCGACGTCCGTCGCATACAGGAAGGATCCTGATACCTGTGGCAATCGAGACAGCACCCCAGGCGGCCCCGGCGCCCACCGGCGAACCCGTGCTGACCGTCCGTGACCTCGGCGTCGACTTCTACGTCGACGGCGAGTGGTTCCCCGCCGCGTCCGGCGTCAGCTACGACGTGCACCCGGGCGAGGTGCTCGCGATCGTGGGCGAGTCCGGCTCGGGCAAGACGCAGTCGTCGATGTCGCTCATCGGTCTGCTCCCGCCGAACGGCCGGGCGACCGGCAGCGCGAAGCTCGGCGACCGTGAGCTCATCGGGATGTCCACGAGCAAACTCCGCCACATCCGTGGCAAGGAGATCTCGGTGATCTTCCAGGAGCCCATGACGGCGCTCAACCCGGTGTACACCGTCGGGTTCCAGATCGTCGAGACGCTCCGCACGCACTTCGACATGGGTCCCAAGGACGCCAAGAAGCGCGCGATCGAGCTGCTCACGCTCGTGGAGATCCCCGAGCCGGAGCGCCGGTTCGACTCCTACCCGCACCAGCTCTCGGGCGGTCAGCGCCAGCGCGCGATGATCGCGCAGGCGCTGGCGTGCGACCCGCGCCTGCTCATCGCCGACGAGCCGACCACGGCCCTCGACGTGACGGTCCAGGCCGAGATCCTCAAGCTCATGCGCGACCTGCGTCACCGCATCGACTCGGGCATCATCCTCATCACCCACGACATGGGTGTCGTCGCCGACATGGCGGACCGCATCCTCGTCATGAAGAACGGCCTGGTCGTGGAGGAGGGGACGGCGGCGCAGATCTTCTCCGCGCCCCAGCACCCCTACACGCAGCGCCTGCTGGACGCGGTCCCGCACCTGGGCACCGCGCGTGCCGAGGTCGTCGAGCCCGCGCAGGCCGTCGCCGACGAGCGTCCGGTCGTGCTCGAGGCCAAGGACATGGTCATCGAGTACCCCGGCCGTGGCCGGGCGCCGGGCTTCCGCGCGGTCGACGAGGTCAACCTGACGATCCGTCAGGGCGAGGTCGTCGGGCTCGTGGGCGAGTCCGGCTCGGGGAAGACGACGATCGGCCGTGCCGTGGTGGGCCTCCTGCCCGTCACGGGTGGCGAGCTGACGATCGTCGGCCAGAACATGGTCGGCGCGCGCTCGAAGGACCTGCGCCCGCTGCGCAACCAGGTCGGGATCGTCTTCCAGGACCCGGGATCGTCGCTGAACCCGCGCCTGCCGATCGGTGAGTCCATCGGGGAGCCCCTCATGCTCCACAAGGGCATCAAGGGCAAGGCGCTGAGCACCGAGGTCGAGCGCCTGCTCGACCAGGTCGAGCTGCCGCGTGCCATGCGCAACCGCTACCCGCACGAGCTCTCGGGTGGTCAGCGTCAGCGTGTGGGCATCGCCCGGGCGCTCTCGCTCGAGCCCAAGCTGCTGGTCGCGGACGAGCCCACGTCGGCGCTCGACGTGTCGGTCCAGGCCAAGGTCCTCGACCTGTTCCAGGACCTGCAGCGTGAGCACGGCTTCGCGTGCCTGTTCATCTCGCACGACCTCGCGGTCGTCGAGATCCTGTCCGACCGGATCGCGGTGATGCACCACGGCAAGCTGGTCGAGGTCGGGGACACGGCCCAGGTCGTCAACTCCCCGCGGGACGACTACACGCGTCGTCTGCTCGCCGCGGTGCCGGTCCCGGACCCGGAGCAGCAGCGCGTGCGCCGCGAGGCTCGCGACCTCCTGCTCGTCAACGAGGCGAAGGACATCGCCCAGGACGAGTCGAACGAGGTCGACGCTCTTCTGCGCTCGCAGGTGGACCGCCGCGAGAACATCGAGGGCGACCGCATCCCGCAGCAGCCCTGACCTGCGCACAGCACGGGTGAGATGCCCGACGACGGCACGCGCCGTCGTCGGGCATCTCGCGTTCGTGGGGGCGAGAGCCGGGTGTGACGGAGCACCCTCTCCACGCACTGGCAACCACCCGGTAAGATAGCCGTGCCCGGACGACGGCGCGCGCGTGCTCTGCGCGGGCGGCGCCCGTCCGCCGGCCACCAACTCGGGCGGAATCCTCCGTCGCTCGCTCCTCTCCCGAAATGAGTTCTGTATGTCTGTGCGCTCTGACCTGCGCAACGTGGCGATCGTCGCCCACGTCGACCACGGCAAGACGACCCTCGTCGACGCGATGCTGCACCAGTCCGGCGCCTTCGGCGCTCACGCGCACGTCGACGAGCGGGCCATGGACTCCGGTGACCTGGAGCGCGAGAAGGGCATCACGATCCTCGCGAAGAACACCGCCGTGCACTACGCCGGCCCCGCAGCGATCGCCGCCGGTCAGCCCGACGGCATCACGATCAACGTGATCGACACCCCGGGCCACGCCGACTTCGGTGGCGAGGTCGAGCGCGGCCTGTCCATGGTCGACGGTGTCGTGCTCCTGGTCGACGCGTCGGAGGGCCCGCTGCCCCAGACGCGCTTCGTGCTGCGCAAGGCGCTCGTCGCCAAGCTGCCCGTGATCCTCGTGGTCAACAAGACCGACCGCCCCGACTCGCGCATCGAGGAGGTCGTCGCCGAGGCGACCGACCTGCTGCTCGGACTCGCGAGCGACCTCGCCGACGAGGTCCCCGACCTCGACCTCGACGCGATCCTCGACATGCCCGTCGTCTACGCCGCGGCCAAGGTCGGGCGTGCCTCGACCGAGCAGCCCGCCGACGGCTCGGTCCCCGACAGCGAGAACCTCGAGCCCCTGTTCAAGGTCATCCTCGAGAAGATCCCCGCGCCGACGTACGAGGAGGGCGCGCCGCTCCAGGCTCACGTGACCAACCTCGACGCGTCGCCGTTCCTCGGCCGCCTCGCGCTGCTGCGCATCTTCAACGGCACCATCCACAAGGGCCAGACGGTCGCGTGGGCCCGTGCCGACGGCACGATGCAGAACGTCAAGATCACCGAGCTGCTCGAGACCAAGGCACTCACCCGTGTGCCCACCGACTCGGCGGGCCCGGGCGAGATCGTCGCGGTCGCCGGCATCGAGGACATCACCATCGGTGAGACCCTCACGGACCCCGACGACCCGCGTCCGCTGCCGCTCATCACGGTCGACGACCCGGCGATCTCGATGACGATCGGTATCAACACCTCGCCGCTCGCCGGCAAGGGCGGCAAGGGCCACAAGGTCACGGCCCGCCAGGTCAAGGACCGTCTCGACAAGGAGCTCATCGGCAACGTGTCGCTGCGCGTCCTGCCGACCGAGCGCCCCGACGCCTGGGAGGTCCAGGGCCGTGGTGAGCTCGCGCTGGCCATCCTCGTCGAGCAGATGCGTCGCGAGGGCTTCGAGCTGACCGTGGGCAAGCCGCAGGTCGTCACCAAGCAGGTCGACGGCAAGCGTCACGAGCCCATGGAGCGCATGACGATCGACGTGCCCGAGGAGTACCTGGGCAACGTCACCCAGCTCCTCGCGCAGCGCAAGGGCCGCATGGAGACCATGTCGAACCACGGCACGGGCTGGGTCCGCATGGAGTTCGTCGTCCCCGCGCGCGGCCTCATCGGCTTCCGCACCCGCTTCCTCACGGACACGCGCGGCACGGGCATCGCGTCGTCCATCGCCGAGGGCTACGAGCCGTGGGCCGGCCCCATCGAGACCCGCGTCAACGGTTCGCTCGTCGCGGACCGTGCCGGTGTCGTGACGCCGTTCGCGATGATCAACCTGCAGGAGCGCGGCTCCTTCTTCGTCGACCCCACGCAGGAGGTCTACGAGGGCATGATCGTCGGCGAGAACTCGCGCAACGAGGACATGGACGTCAACATCACGAAGGAGAAGAAGCTCACGAACATGCGTGCAGCCTCTTCCGACACCTTCGAGAACCTGACGCCCCCGAAGCACCTGACGCTCGAGGAGTCCCTCGAGTTCGCCCGCGAGGACGAGTGCGTCGAGGTCACCCCCGAGGTCGTGCGCATCCGCAAGGTCATCCTCGACCAGACCGAGCGCGCCCGCGCGTTCTCCCGCGCGAAGAAGTCCTGACCTCGTCAGGACGACCCGCACCATCCCGTACGCAGCCCGTGCCGCCGGTCCTCGTGACCGGCGGTGCGGGCTCCGCACTGTCCGCTTCCTCGTGGAGGCCGCTTCCTGTGGAGGACGCATGAGGTACGAGCCGGTCCGGCCCCGTGGTGGGTTGCTCGCCGTGCACGCGCACCCCGACGACGAGACCCTCGCGACCGGTGCGCTGCTCGCGACCTGGGCCGCGGCGGGGGAGCCCGTGACGGTCGTGACCTGCACGCGCGGCGAGCAGGGCGAGGTCATCGGTGCGGAGCTGGCGCACCTCGAAGGGGACGGCCCCGCGCTGGCGGCGCACCGCGAGGGTGAGCTCGCCGCGGCACTGGCGAGCCTGGGGGTCCGGGACCACGTGTTCCTCGACCAGGTCCCGACGAGCGCGCCCGAGGGGGCCGCGGGACACGGTACGACGGTCGCGTACCGCGACTCGGGCATGGCGTGGGCCGCGCCCGGGATCGCGCGGGCGGCCGCCCAGGCGGACCTTCCTGCCGGTGCGCTGGTCGCGGCCCCGCTCGACGAGGCGGCGGACCGGCTCGCGCGCGTGCTGCGCGAGCGGCGTCCTCGCGTGGTCGTGACCTACGAGCCGTCCGGCGGGTACGGGCACCCGGACCATGTCCGGGCGCACGAGATCACGGTGCGGGCGATCGAGCTCGCCGCGCGCGCCGAGCAGGGCCTCGGGTCCGACGACGTCGCTCCCCTCGACCCTCGGGTACCCGAGGGCGGTGTCGAGGGGGAGCCTCGGCTGTGGGAGTCGGTCGTGCCCGCGGGCACGGCACGCGCCGCGCGGCGTGAGCTGGCGGCGCTGGAGGGCGTGCAGGCGCTGCTCGCCGAGCACCCCGAGCTCACCCTGCCGGACCCGCAGGAAGAGCTGCCGCCGGTCGCGAAGGACGGTCTCGACGAGGTCGTGGTCGTCGAGGTGGTGCCCGTGCTCGACGCCGTGACGGGCGCCCTGCGGGCGCACGCGACGCAGGTCCAGCACGTCGGGACCGTGCCCACCGGCGCGGGGCGGGGCGTGGGCTCGTCCGAGACGCCAGGGGGCGTGCTCGGGTGGTACGCGTTGAGCAACGACGTCCTCGCCGCCCTTCCTTCACGCGAGTTCTACACCGTGGCCCCGGAGTCTGCGGGACCTCCCCGCAGTTCTGCGGGAAATGACCAGACAGGACCAGTACCGTGGACACAGTGAAGAAGACCGGACCTCGCATGCTCGGGCGCGCGCTGCTGTGCGTGCTGCTCGGCCTCGTGGTGGGCGCCGTCGGAACCGTGATGCACCGCGTGGTGGTCACGGACCACCTGCTTCCTGTCGGGATCGTCGTCGCGCTGCTCGCAGTGCTCGCCGGGGGAGTCCTCGCGCGGGCCTGGACGGGCTGGGCCGGTGTGATCGGCTACGCGGTCGGCTGGGTCGTGGCGGTGCAGGTCCTGGCCTCCAAGGGGCCGGGCGGAGACCTGCTGGTGCCGAACCAGACGGTCGGTCTCGTCTGGGTCTACGGCGGGATGGCCGTCATCGCGATCGTGGCCTTCCTGCCGTGGTCGTGGTTCAGCGAGCAGCCGCTGCGGTCCGGCGTCGCGAGCGCTCCGGCGCCGCAGATCGTCACCGGATCTTCACGCCGGACACCGACCGGACAGATCGGTACGGACGCATAGAATTGCCCCCCGCGGGCAGTCCGCACCACCCCTCCTTCGTCGCGGCCTTCGCCGCGCACCAGAACCGTCACGGAGACAGTCGATGGGCCACCCGACCGAGCGTGAGAACGCGCACGAACCGAGCACGACCGACGAGGTGTCGACCCCGGAGCAGCCGACCGCGGGCGCGCCTTCCGAGACCTCCGCACCAGGGGAGTCGCAGGAGTCCGTGCTGCCAGCCGCCACCGAGACGACGCCTGCTGCCGTGACTCCCGCGTCGAGCCCGGAGGAGACGCCCGAGCCCTCGGCCGCTCCGACGGCGCCCGGCGCGTCGAGCGCGCCGGAGACGCCCACCCCGGCCGACCCGCCCTCGGCGGCCCCCGCCGCGGAGCCTCGCCTGCCCAGCTTCGACGACGACGACGACGAGCCGTACTCGCCCCGTGTGTTCGCCTTCGAGGAACCGGCCGCAGCTCCCGCCGCTCCCGCCGTCGCGGCGACCCCCCAGGCCGCCGCGCAGGCGACACCCGCTCCCGACGCACCGGACGCACGGTCCGCGGCCACCGAGCCCTCGGCAGCCCCGTCGTCGAGCGCCTCGACGCCGCCGGCGACGCCCGCCACCCCGGTCGTGCCGGCGACGCCCGCCACCCCGGTCGTGCCGGCGACGCCCGCCGCCGGGGCCGTGCCGACGACGCCCGCCACCCCGGTCGTGCCGGCGACGCCGCCGAGCGCGGACGCCCGGTCCACGCAGGTCCTGCCGCCCGTGGCCGCGCCGGCCGACCACCACCCCACCTCGGCCGAACCGACTCCTCGCACCTCCTCCCCGTTCGCGCCGGCGACGTCCGCGTGGACGAGCGCCGCGACGTCGGGAACGTCGACCGCCACCGCCCAGGAGACGGCCGCCGCGCCCGCCCGACCCTCGATCGCGTCGGCGTTCACGCCGGTCGGCACGGCCGGTGAGACGCCTGACGGCACGCCCGCCGAGGCGCCCGCCGGCCCGTCGGACGGCGGGTCGCCGCTCGACGGGATCTCGGGCGACAAGGCACCCAGCCGGCTGCCCAAGGTGGCGCTGTGGGCAGGGATCGGGGTCGTCGTGCTCGGCGGTCTCTACACCGGGGCCCAGTGGTTCTACTCCGACAAGGTCCCGCCTAAGACCGTGGTCGCCGGGGTGTCCGTGGGCGGCCTCGA
This region of Oerskovia jenensis genomic DNA includes:
- a CDS encoding PH domain-containing protein → MGPTHVFRSTYGRILTGAAALVALVTLVSLATSGGVEEVLRYGAWPLLAVLVVWALFWNPEVQVSDGEIVLRNVLRTVHVPWPTFRSVDSHLALKVTTTTGTFTAWAAPASSGSAARLRNPRTVDPAKGMVGDRLVSGANADAAALVIGERYEALRSAGHLDGDDHGLTPRTSWHLATVAGLVVLTALGVLAPQLG
- a CDS encoding ABC transporter ATP-binding protein, producing the protein MAIETAPQAAPAPTGEPVLTVRDLGVDFYVDGEWFPAASGVSYDVHPGEVLAIVGESGSGKTQSSMSLIGLLPPNGRATGSAKLGDRELIGMSTSKLRHIRGKEISVIFQEPMTALNPVYTVGFQIVETLRTHFDMGPKDAKKRAIELLTLVEIPEPERRFDSYPHQLSGGQRQRAMIAQALACDPRLLIADEPTTALDVTVQAEILKLMRDLRHRIDSGIILITHDMGVVADMADRILVMKNGLVVEEGTAAQIFSAPQHPYTQRLLDAVPHLGTARAEVVEPAQAVADERPVVLEAKDMVIEYPGRGRAPGFRAVDEVNLTIRQGEVVGLVGESGSGKTTIGRAVVGLLPVTGGELTIVGQNMVGARSKDLRPLRNQVGIVFQDPGSSLNPRLPIGESIGEPLMLHKGIKGKALSTEVERLLDQVELPRAMRNRYPHELSGGQRQRVGIARALSLEPKLLVADEPTSALDVSVQAKVLDLFQDLQREHGFACLFISHDLAVVEILSDRIAVMHHGKLVEVGDTAQVVNSPRDDYTRRLLAAVPVPDPEQQRVRREARDLLLVNEAKDIAQDESNEVDALLRSQVDRRENIEGDRIPQQP
- the typA gene encoding translational GTPase TypA; this translates as MSVRSDLRNVAIVAHVDHGKTTLVDAMLHQSGAFGAHAHVDERAMDSGDLEREKGITILAKNTAVHYAGPAAIAAGQPDGITINVIDTPGHADFGGEVERGLSMVDGVVLLVDASEGPLPQTRFVLRKALVAKLPVILVVNKTDRPDSRIEEVVAEATDLLLGLASDLADEVPDLDLDAILDMPVVYAAAKVGRASTEQPADGSVPDSENLEPLFKVILEKIPAPTYEEGAPLQAHVTNLDASPFLGRLALLRIFNGTIHKGQTVAWARADGTMQNVKITELLETKALTRVPTDSAGPGEIVAVAGIEDITIGETLTDPDDPRPLPLITVDDPAISMTIGINTSPLAGKGGKGHKVTARQVKDRLDKELIGNVSLRVLPTERPDAWEVQGRGELALAILVEQMRREGFELTVGKPQVVTKQVDGKRHEPMERMTIDVPEEYLGNVTQLLAQRKGRMETMSNHGTGWVRMEFVVPARGLIGFRTRFLTDTRGTGIASSIAEGYEPWAGPIETRVNGSLVADRAGVVTPFAMINLQERGSFFVDPTQEVYEGMIVGENSRNEDMDVNITKEKKLTNMRAASSDTFENLTPPKHLTLEESLEFAREDECVEVTPEVVRIRKVILDQTERARAFSRAKKS
- a CDS encoding PIG-L family deacetylase, translated to MRYEPVRPRGGLLAVHAHPDDETLATGALLATWAAAGEPVTVVTCTRGEQGEVIGAELAHLEGDGPALAAHREGELAAALASLGVRDHVFLDQVPTSAPEGAAGHGTTVAYRDSGMAWAAPGIARAAAQADLPAGALVAAPLDEAADRLARVLRERRPRVVVTYEPSGGYGHPDHVRAHEITVRAIELAARAEQGLGSDDVAPLDPRVPEGGVEGEPRLWESVVPAGTARAARRELAALEGVQALLAEHPELTLPDPQEELPPVAKDGLDEVVVVEVVPVLDAVTGALRAHATQVQHVGTVPTGAGRGVGSSETPGGVLGWYALSNDVLAALPSREFYTVAPESAGPPRSSAGNDQTGPVPWTQ
- a CDS encoding DUF6113 family protein, whose product is MKKTGPRMLGRALLCVLLGLVVGAVGTVMHRVVVTDHLLPVGIVVALLAVLAGGVLARAWTGWAGVIGYAVGWVVAVQVLASKGPGGDLLVPNQTVGLVWVYGGMAVIAIVAFLPWSWFSEQPLRSGVASAPAPQIVTGSSRRTPTGQIGTDA